cagaacttcggagcgtgaaacgcaaatcatttgatttagataggatttttggagtgggtttgcatcttttgctttagatcggaacttcggagcatggaacacattatttgatttagattggaacttcggagcatggaacacattatttgatttagattggaacttcggatgggtttgcaaatcttttgctttagatcggaacttcggagcgtagaacgcaaatcatttgatttagactggaacttcagagcgggtttgcaaatcatttgattttgtttggaacttcggagcgtggaatgcgaatcatttgatttagatcagaacttcatagcgggtttgcaaatcttttgctttagatcggaacttcggagcgtggagcgcgattcatttgatttagatcggtacTTCtgagtttgcaaatcttttgctttagataaaagaaaattaaccgtggttttactatattaaaagtgtagtatagtttgtaatactttagtaatactttgcatgtgctttactttatttttgcccatttatctatttctctttctttttttttagacacttaaaggttgtatcagcgatttctagcctgaaacataaagtgtcaaattcagctgacctttcatcacgatccgctcgctgcctgccccataaattgtctgtgaaaaaaccgcgtctctctggtcagcctagggtccaagatatgccaaaaaaacaatcggcactaccaacctttccacacataaacaaacagtgttccaaccaatcagcgtcaggggtttggtgttgtggactttcgctccgcctccctcacatcccagcaccagtaggaaagtccacaacaccaaacccctgacgctgattggttggaacactgtttggttatctgtggaatagttgatagcgccgattgtttttttggcatatctcggaccctaggctgaccagagagacgcattttttttcacagacaatttatggggcaggcagcgagcggatcgtgaagaaaggtcagctgaaattgacccctaatgttttaggctagaaatcgctgatacaacctttaaattctCTGAATACATTACCTGTAATTTTATCTGCATTGCAGTACATTATTCTTCCTGTTATTCCAAATTCCAATATAAGTTTCTTTGGAGTGTATCCCAAATTCACACTCATTCTTAAATTTAGAATTTGGCAGAACCCTGCCAATTACCATTTGAAGCACATTACAGGTTAACCTTTTGCAGTGACAAATCTGTACATTCTGTAGTATTATCTCAACTGTGATATCCAAAACACGATTGATGGATAATACTTGAAGAAGAACTTGTTTTGTCAAACACAGAAGATGTGTGAGCTTTACTCTCTTCCCCAGGAAACTCTTACCTGTCTTTTGGAGTGCTCACTAATCTCACCTGGCATATCGTGAGCACTCTTGATAAGTGTCCTCGCAATGTGGTAGTAGTAAACAGAGATAATGCTCAGAGGGATAAGGAAGTAGACGAGGAATATCATAATGGAGTGAATCTTGGGATGCATCTCGTTGGAGAGTGGATACGGCACACAAGCGGTGAACGTCATGTTCTTGTCTGGCATGTGAACCACCTGCGAGAAGACCGCCTCAGGGATAGCCAGCAGCACTGAGACAACCCATATAGTGATAGCCTTCAAGCAGGTCCAGAACACTGCGCTGGAGGTCTGGATGTCCATGGGATTCACAATAGCTTTGTGTCTAAGAGAAACATACGTAAAGAATCGTCAGCACACAGATTGCTGGGCCTTTCATCCAGGTTGAGGATGGATGAAAGAGAAAATTGCCTTGTTTATCAACAATTTGTCATTGCTTGAGGGAAAACAACACAGTGGCCTTTTATCTGATGTCAGATTTGATTCTCTGCTGCGGTTTATGGTTAGTCCACACTAGGATGTGTGTCTGTTTATACTTGACCCGTTATTAGTAAAACAGATTAGGCACTTTAACTGTTACTAATCTGTTTCTTAAATAGTTATAttccatgtttttaaaattactaATGTTGTCATACACAGATGCTCTTATTGGATGAGTTTGTTATGAGACAGTCGTTGAAGAATTTAATTACTCTTTTAACACAGTCATAATCGGAAATTACACTAttgtttttacaatttaattgtGTTAAATCTACTGtacatatatacatgtaaaaatgtatgtgtgtatatatatatatttttttttacatttttttaaatgtaatcctcctgtgtgtgtgtgtgtgtgtgtgtgtgtgtgtgtgtgtgtgtgtgtgtatatgtgtctatatatgtgtgtatgtatatatatatatatacacacacatacacatactcacatatatttttacttatttacatttttaaaaagccttTACACTGGAGATCCTCAATAGTTAGTCTAAAAGTACATGATCAAAGTCATAAATGATTCATCTCTAGGTTAATGTTTTTTCCTAAAAGAAAAGCTGTCCTATAGGAAATACGATATTTCCTGCACACATCTTTCCGATATTCTGCTGGGGCTGCAAAGCCTAGACAGAATACACAAAAACCAATAGAGGAAATTCATGGTGGAAAATTGGTTGCTTTTGTTCCAATGAAATTGTCTATTTTCTCCTATTGACAAACCGGCACGGTTTGATCTATTCGACAGTGTCCTTTAGACATTCAGCTGCCATCATCTCTAAGGTAAATGGAAATCTCATATGACAGTATCCTCACCCTGACTTCTCCCTTCCACCAGGTTTCACTGCCCCGGGCTTGCTTTTTCCCTCTTTCAATGAAAACGGACTGCCCTGCCCGAGGCGTAGGTTATCTAGGGAGCGCCACAATCACAGCCTCTCCCTCaataaacaagtcaaaattgaaCATACAGTATGAACCAACTAACATGCAAATGAACTTGATTGTATTTCACGCGTGCCTGTGAATGCTGAGTAAATTCTAATCAGATTAAGTCTTCAAAACAATACAACTCATCAAAGTGCTTGACGTCCTTCCTCAGGCAGAAGCTTCTCAAATCCATCATTTTAGATTTAATTCCTTTGGTCAGGAGATTCATTATCACAATAGCTGAACATTGACTACATTTTGCATCACGATTGTCGTTTTCGGGGACGGAACTGTTAATGCAGCCTACAGATCAATAGCAATAAACGAGAACTGCTTGGACCCCAGGGTGCTGGCATAATCACTGTGACACAAATGAACTTTCAGGTGCTCCAAACAACAAACAGACAGAGCAACAAATCAGACCAGGAAAGGTCATCACCTTTAGTCAGGGCCCCCAAGCACTGACACAACAATGAAGCATCACAGAAAGGACATTTGTCATCTTCATCTTCACCAATGCTCTTTTACAGACTTCCAGTAATGAGCTTGtcaattattaaaacaataatattgggTAGTCAATCATCATTTAGGATATGAGGCACTTTAAGCAACTAAtgaaaacttgaaattctgaagaTATTCCTATTTATAGTTGTCGTTTATGAGAAGAAATATTAGGGAATTATGCTCCCAGTGTATGTGGAGATTATCTCGAATGAACAATAAGTTTTGCTAAGCTTTATCCCAAACACTCATCTCTCAGCTGTAATGATGCCTCAGTTATTTACAGCAGCCTTGGTCCAATTTGGTTATGAAAACACTGCATTTCTATAATAAAATTCACTGTGGTGGGAGTAAATCAGAATAATAATGTCAGGGGCAGGTTATATACAGTAGATGACTCCTAGCCATCAACAATATTTATGTGTATAGAAAGTGTAAAAAACCAAACTACCTCATAAATCTTTCataatctgtctaaatctgtgctCTGTGCCCACCTAACCTCATCACTCTGTGTAATGTCAGAGAAATTAACTGCATTTTTGTTGTTGAGAAATGCATCTGAGCCATGAATCAAATGTAATGCAGAATCCCTCCAGGCTGGTTGCCAGATGCTGTATGATATCTACATCATCACGATTAATTCCTCTGTAAATCAAAGTAATTTGTATTTGCTTTCAGCTACAGGTGCTTAATAAGGCAGTCTATACTACTTGATTAATTAAAGCAGTAACTATAGACCtaatctgatttttttcttgtggtttatttatatatatatttttttcaatatagtttggaatatgtatatatatatatatatatatatatatatatatatatatatatatatacatacaaaaacaatacatattatatatatatattgctaatttctcttttattttattgattaaaCATCGTTATCTTCTATCTAATTGTCATAATTGTCATTGTAATTTCACAGTAGTGAATGTGGCAGTGACTGCAGTTGTTCATTTCATTGATTATTTTTGCCTTACCTGTCCGCGCTCAGTGCCGTGAGAGTAAACACGGAGACTCCGACCGAGGTGAGCTGGATCACCGGGATCATCTTACAAGCCACCGTTCCAAAAATCCACTCCTCATAGAAATACCTGAACGCGTCCACTGGTACACAAGTGACCAAAAGCAGCAGATCTCCCACGGCCAGGCTGGAGATGAAAATGTTTGGTACACTTCGCATCGCGCTGGTAGTGATGAATATTTTCACAAGAGTAATGTTGCCCAGTAAACCAACCGTTATGATAAGTATGTAGACCGACGGGATAACGCATCGAATGATGAAATGCACCGTTTCCCCTCCGTCCGATGTCCAGTCATCTGTGAAGTTCTCATAAACTGAGGTATCCTCAGAGAAAGTGTGCTCCATATTTTGTTTTAGTGGTTAGAAAGCAAAGAAGTTCGAAAGGCTTTAAAAGTTGTCCAGTTAGGAGGAGTGAAAGAGAGGGAGAGGTGCTGTCCGCCAAACTTAGTGCTGAAATGAGCGATGTCTTCAGCCACGTCCCTAAAAGTTGACTGGCTTCTTTGACAGGCAGGAACAAGTAAAGGGGGAGCGTGTGGCAAACCATTTTAACATTTAACCCTTTAAAAAAACTATTATGTATTGATGTTATTAATATGTATTTTAGACTACcacatagaaatatatatattgttattgtttattgttttcgTTTTCGAAATTTTTCGTTTTCAAATCATTGATTTGACTGAATTAACTGAATTAtgctgaataatgacactgttGTCTTCTGTAGCTGCTTTTTAGCTGAATCTTGCAACGCTTTTATCCAACTATACTGAAGTATATAAACTACTTATAGCTTAACTGAGCCTTcacaaacagtttgattgacagacGATCTGCCTAATCATAACGTTGAATCTGCAGTTTTttccgacaaacaaatcagacaggagagtagttTAAGTTTGGGGGACTTATACTTAAACTGGATGTCAAACTTAGGGTTGtgtatcgagaaccggttccattttagaaccggttccaaatttccattaaccgggtattcgataagacacgcgcatttcgattccgcttaacgattcccgcgttcgcattttaatgtgattttcaaACGATTTAAGTGGAGGAAAGAAAAGAACTTGCGCATTGTTGCACATATCTGAAACACGAGCACGGAGAACACCGGTCCTGATGCGGGCTCCTGACCTGTGTCCGTTCTCGAAACAGTTCCGtgcatttccactgcagaaaaggttgttctggcccggaactgacttctctttcacatttattgacctGTATGAACGAAATACGTCagcatatcctcataaacacagcgtttttttttttttttgtcttgagtgaacgtaaacagatgagaaagaaaacgcatgtgtaacagtattcttaggtctgtgttcggtgttaaagagacagccgtcTAATAAACGTGCGGCCTGTcataaatgttaatcaaagaacaaaagaaaatcattaactgactgaatatcttttataaatttaatgaggactaatcaatattttatttatgaaaagcaaactatgcagtgtttttaaacttttgatttcaatttctgtacctgacatttgttcagttttatttatttatgctattgctaattgatttgctcctattttattacttgtctttaacaatttaatgtttgaaatttatttggtaaaaccataggcaaatgacagaataaatatgtttgactaaaaactttttaatggatttttttttaatcatattgaAATCGGAATTAGGAATCAATAataatcggaatcgataagcagaatcggaaccggaatcagaatcgataaaattcaaacgatacccaaccctagtcaAACTAGATGTGTAAGTAAGTTCTTTGCTGATTGGATTGCACAACATCGCGTCATGCAAATTTTCAACTTGAGTTGAAATTTTTCAACATGCGTGGAAGGCGCGTTATTGTGTCGCCGGCACGAATTTGCATCCATTcgtgtctttgcattgactttgtatgtaatctactcccgaaaataattaaattcacttttggtgtgcacacCATTTGGCTACGTTTCCAcgagtgtgtttttgttttaaaacgcaAAACATTTACTAGGGTTATGCCTCTTGTTTACACTACTCCGGCGTTTTCGACCCTTGAAACAGAGACTTtcgaaaatgctgcagaccccgTTTTACTTTGAAAAATCCTGGGTTtcgtttcagtgtaaacggaccaaaatggagacttttgaaaacgatggtGTGGCTGCCCACATTTGAGATTGTTTATGAAATGCAGTGAAAATGCTAGTGTAGACAAGGAtcgttttcatttttaaaatgcacttttaaaacaaaaacgctctagtgtaaacagggcttaATCTAAATAATGGCACTCATAATTAAGCCTcattattgagctttcataatTGTTTATGCTACTTTAATTTGTTTATGTCATgttgctttgaaacaatctggAAACAATAGGTGTGTTTCCATtagatttgtgcaaaacttttgCCATATGCCATGCAGATAAAATGTTGCGCGAAATGATGGCgttttcattaaccaatgttgtgcgactaaaacataaaaaagtcaTAGTGATGGATGTTGGTAGGTTTACGTACATCAAAGCCACTGACTAGCCATTAATTTTAATCGTTGGAGACATAGGCATCTTTACAGAACCAGCATGGAGAGTCGCTTCTAGCTTTTGGTATAAATACAAGCATTTACTAGAGTGGCCGTGATCAGCTCCGGTGGCCGTGTTGGAGCTGTAATGTGCCGCAGACTTGTGCAGTATAAATAAGGGGTTATCCAAGCTTTAATTGCAAGGAAAGACCCTTATTGAAGAATTgtgtagtcaatgcttgtgtaagCGGCCACAAACAAGGTGTTTTTTTGAGGTGTAAATGCGAAATACAATGCAAAAACACTGTTTCCATTGCAGTGcaattttgcttttttaaattgtctggaaaaaaaaaacacctcatcTGAACGTAAAAACCATTTTTggcaatatatgggagtttttgcaaaATTGTTTCTATTAGGCGTATATTCGCAATTTAAATTTGCGGAATTTTAAGGTTATGAAAACGCAGCTAATGTTAAATTGGCTTGCCATAAGAGCCACCGCTTCAATGCGGACAGGGTTGCAGAGCGCAGCACCAAACAGttccatatctatctatctatctatctatctatctatctatctatctatctatctatctatctatctatctatctatctatctatctatctatctatctatctatctatcgtattGCCAATTTCCCCATTTTACTTTTTCACTTTATagagatttatttatttcttaaaacgACGCCCCATCTCAGAA
The window above is part of the Garra rufa chromosome 13, GarRuf1.0, whole genome shotgun sequence genome. Proteins encoded here:
- the nmbr gene encoding neuromedin-B receptor — translated: MEHTFSEDTSVYENFTDDWTSDGGETVHFIIRCVIPSVYILIITVGLLGNITLVKIFITTSAMRSVPNIFISSLAVGDLLLLVTCVPVDAFRYFYEEWIFGTVACKMIPVIQLTSVGVSVFTLTALSADRHKAIVNPMDIQTSSAVFWTCLKAITIWVVSVLLAIPEAVFSQVVHMPDKNMTFTACVPYPLSNEMHPKIHSIMIFLVYFLIPLSIISVYYYHIARTLIKSAHDMPGEISEHSKRQTETRKRLAKIVLVFVGLFALCWFPNHVLYMYRSFNYRQIDSSLSHLIITLVARVLTFSSSCVNPFALYLLSESFRRHFNNQLLCRQRKYQERNTSYLQSTSAIRMTSIRKSTPVVANGHGQKTGVCI